Proteins from a single region of Ensifer adhaerens:
- a CDS encoding cation-translocating P-type ATPase: MSCCAPGTEMALEIDRAGQGLPTSEELWLTSRSLGGGLRQTDLSVPGVHCGACITTLEGALKARPEVDRARVNLSSRRVSIVWKEELDGTRTDPRELARAIRARGYETHLFAPGEEDGDQTLKKLVRAVAVAGFASANIMLLSVSVWSGAEAATRDLFHWISALIAAPTLIYAGRFFYASAWNALKHGRTNMDVPIALAITLSFSISLYETITHGTHAWFDGTVMLLFFLLIGRTLDHMMRGRARSAISSLARLSPRGAMVLDAEGGREYRPVDEIRPGEKLAISAGERVPVDGLILVGASDLDRSIVNGESAPAPVRVGDTVEAGTLNLTGPLTIEATAAARDSLLAEIMGLMEAAEGGRARYRRIADRAAQYYSPAVHLLALVSFIGWMFVNGDFHHAMLVAVAVLIITCPCALGLAVPVVQVIAAGRLFQNGVMVKDGSAMERLAEIDTVLLDKTGTLTVGEPRLVNGQEIQPSTLATAAGLAVHSRHPLAMAIHDAAKIAPVIAGEIREIPGAGIEASTDSGIYRLGSRAFACGDAGEASGQSEVILSLDGRELGHFRFEDRLRPFARESIDELGHLGLSTGILSGDREPVVAALARRVGIERFKAELTPRGKVDECALAAEGGHRVLMVGDGINDAPALRAAHVSMAPATAADVGRQAADFVFLHQGLNAVPMAIDTSRRAGRLIRQNFALAIGYNVIAVPIAILGYATPLIAAVAMSTSSVIVVANALRLRAATGNVAEKARDGQAPASLRPLGSA; the protein is encoded by the coding sequence ATGAGCTGCTGCGCTCCCGGAACCGAAATGGCTCTGGAGATCGACAGGGCCGGGCAGGGTCTGCCGACATCGGAAGAGCTTTGGCTGACGAGCCGCTCGCTCGGCGGGGGACTGCGCCAGACCGATCTCAGCGTGCCCGGCGTGCATTGCGGCGCCTGCATCACCACGCTCGAAGGCGCACTGAAAGCCCGTCCGGAGGTTGATCGGGCACGCGTGAACCTCTCGTCGCGGCGCGTCTCGATCGTGTGGAAGGAAGAGCTCGATGGGACCCGTACCGATCCGCGGGAACTGGCGCGGGCGATCCGCGCTCGCGGCTACGAGACACATCTTTTTGCGCCGGGCGAGGAAGACGGCGACCAGACGTTGAAGAAACTGGTGCGTGCCGTTGCCGTGGCAGGTTTCGCCTCGGCCAACATCATGCTCTTGTCCGTTTCCGTCTGGTCGGGCGCGGAGGCGGCCACCCGCGATCTCTTTCACTGGATCTCGGCGCTCATTGCCGCCCCGACGTTGATCTATGCCGGGCGCTTTTTCTACGCGTCTGCCTGGAACGCGCTGAAGCACGGCCGCACCAACATGGATGTGCCGATCGCGCTCGCGATCACGCTCTCCTTCTCGATCTCGCTCTATGAGACGATCACGCACGGCACCCATGCCTGGTTCGACGGCACGGTGATGCTTTTGTTCTTCCTGCTGATCGGCCGCACGCTCGACCACATGATGCGCGGACGCGCGCGCTCGGCGATCAGCAGCTTGGCCAGGCTTTCGCCGCGCGGCGCCATGGTGCTCGATGCGGAAGGCGGGCGCGAGTATCGCCCCGTCGATGAAATCAGGCCGGGCGAAAAACTGGCGATATCAGCCGGCGAGCGCGTTCCCGTCGATGGCCTCATTCTCGTCGGCGCCAGCGATCTCGACCGCTCGATCGTCAATGGCGAGAGCGCGCCGGCACCCGTCAGGGTTGGCGACACGGTCGAGGCCGGCACGCTCAACCTCACGGGACCACTGACCATCGAGGCGACGGCTGCAGCACGCGATTCGCTGCTTGCCGAGATCATGGGGCTGATGGAGGCCGCCGAAGGGGGCAGGGCGCGCTACCGCCGCATTGCCGACCGGGCGGCGCAATATTATTCGCCTGCGGTGCACCTGCTGGCACTGGTCAGCTTCATCGGCTGGATGTTCGTCAACGGCGACTTCCACCACGCGATGCTGGTGGCCGTCGCGGTCCTGATCATCACCTGCCCCTGCGCGCTCGGCCTCGCGGTGCCGGTGGTGCAGGTCATTGCCGCCGGGAGGCTCTTCCAGAACGGCGTCATGGTCAAGGATGGCTCGGCCATGGAGCGGCTCGCCGAGATCGATACCGTTCTGCTCGACAAGACCGGCACGCTGACTGTGGGCGAGCCGCGGCTCGTCAACGGTCAGGAGATCCAGCCATCGACCCTTGCGACTGCGGCCGGGCTTGCCGTGCATTCGCGCCATCCTTTGGCGATGGCCATCCACGATGCGGCGAAGATTGCCCCGGTCATTGCCGGCGAGATCCGCGAAATCCCCGGTGCCGGCATCGAAGCGAGCACAGACTCGGGAATCTACAGGCTCGGCAGCCGCGCATTCGCCTGCGGCGACGCCGGCGAGGCCAGCGGCCAGTCGGAGGTGATCCTGTCGCTCGATGGCCGAGAACTTGGCCACTTCCGCTTCGAGGACCGCTTGCGGCCGTTCGCCCGCGAAAGCATCGATGAGCTCGGCCACCTGGGCCTGTCGACCGGTATTCTCTCCGGCGACCGAGAGCCTGTCGTGGCGGCCCTTGCCCGCCGGGTCGGCATAGAGCGCTTCAAGGCCGAGCTGACACCGCGTGGCAAGGTCGACGAGTGTGCTCTTGCAGCCGAAGGCGGGCACCGCGTGCTGATGGTCGGCGACGGTATCAACGACGCGCCGGCGTTGCGCGCGGCCCACGTCTCGATGGCGCCGGCTACGGCGGCCGATGTCGGACGCCAGGCGGCAGATTTCGTCTTCCTGCATCAGGGGCTCAACGCCGTGCCGATGGCGATCGATACGTCGCGCCGGGCCGGTCGGCTCATCCGCCAGAACTTCGCGCTGGCGATCGGCTACAACGTGATCGCCGTGCCGATCGCGATCCTCGGCTATGCGACGCCGCTGATCGCGGCCGTCGCCATGTCGACCTCGTCGGTGATCGTGGTTGCCAACGCCTTGCGCCTGCGCGCTGCCACCGGCAATGTTGCAGAGAAGGCGCGCGACGGCCAAGCGCCTGCAAGCCTGCGGCCGCTCGGGAGCGCCTGA
- a CDS encoding ABC-F family ATP-binding cassette domain-containing protein, giving the protein MIRIENISKQLSHRILFIEASAALNRGEKVGLVGPNGAGKTSLFRMITGEEVPDEGQVAVDKGITIGYFNQDVGEMAGGSAVAEVMNGAGPVSEVAAELRELEAAMVDPDRLDEMDAIIERYGEVQARYEELDGYALEGRAREVLAGLSFSQEMMDGDVGALSGGWKMRVALARILLMRPDVMLLDEPSNHLDLESLIWLEDFLKNYDGALMMTSHDREFMNRIITKIIEIDGGSLNAYTGDYGFYEQQRAQNEKQQQAQFERQQAMLAKEIKFIERFKARASHASQVQSRVKKLEKIDRVEPPKRRQTVAFEFRPAPRSGEDVINIKGVHKKYGSRSIYEGLDFMVRRRERWCIMGINGAGKSTLLKLVAGSTEPDEGNVALGASVKMGYFAQHAMDVLDGDRTVLQQLEDTFPQAGQAPLRALAGCFGFSGDDVEKKCRVLSGGEKARLVMAIMLFDPPNLLVLDEPTNHLDLDTKEMLIKALAEYEGTMLFVSHDRHFLAALSNRVLELTPEGIHQYGGGYTEYVARTGQEAPGLRS; this is encoded by the coding sequence ATGATCCGTATCGAAAATATCAGCAAGCAGCTCAGCCATCGCATCCTCTTCATCGAAGCTTCCGCCGCGCTGAACCGCGGCGAAAAGGTCGGTCTCGTCGGCCCCAATGGCGCCGGCAAGACCTCGCTCTTCCGCATGATCACCGGCGAGGAAGTGCCCGACGAAGGCCAGGTCGCCGTCGATAAGGGCATCACCATCGGCTACTTCAACCAGGACGTCGGCGAAATGGCCGGCGGCAGCGCGGTTGCCGAAGTCATGAACGGCGCCGGGCCGGTGAGCGAAGTCGCCGCCGAGCTGCGCGAGCTCGAAGCCGCCATGGTCGATCCGGACCGCCTTGATGAAATGGACGCGATCATCGAGCGCTACGGCGAGGTGCAAGCGCGCTACGAGGAGCTCGACGGCTACGCATTGGAAGGCCGCGCCCGCGAGGTGCTGGCGGGCTTGAGCTTCAGCCAGGAAATGATGGACGGTGACGTCGGCGCGCTTTCGGGCGGCTGGAAGATGCGCGTCGCACTCGCCCGCATTCTCCTGATGCGCCCGGACGTGATGCTGCTCGACGAGCCGAGCAACCATCTCGATCTCGAAAGCCTGATTTGGCTTGAAGACTTCCTCAAGAACTACGACGGTGCGCTGATGATGACCTCGCACGACCGCGAGTTCATGAACCGCATCATCACCAAGATCATCGAGATCGACGGCGGCTCGCTCAACGCCTACACGGGCGACTACGGCTTCTACGAGCAGCAGCGCGCCCAGAACGAAAAGCAGCAGCAGGCGCAGTTCGAGCGCCAGCAGGCGATGCTCGCCAAGGAGATCAAGTTCATCGAGCGCTTCAAGGCCCGCGCCTCGCACGCCTCCCAGGTGCAGAGCCGGGTGAAGAAGCTCGAAAAGATCGACCGGGTGGAGCCGCCGAAGCGCCGCCAGACGGTCGCCTTCGAATTCCGCCCGGCGCCGCGCTCCGGCGAAGACGTCATCAACATCAAGGGTGTGCACAAGAAATATGGCAGCCGCAGCATCTATGAGGGGCTCGACTTCATGGTGCGGCGGCGCGAGCGCTGGTGCATCATGGGCATCAACGGCGCCGGCAAGTCGACGCTGCTGAAGCTCGTTGCCGGCTCGACCGAACCGGACGAAGGCAATGTCGCGCTCGGCGCCAGCGTCAAGATGGGCTATTTCGCCCAGCACGCGATGGACGTTCTCGACGGCGATCGCACGGTGCTGCAACAGCTTGAAGACACCTTCCCGCAGGCGGGCCAGGCGCCGCTTCGGGCGCTTGCCGGCTGCTTCGGCTTTTCCGGCGACGATGTCGAGAAGAAGTGCCGGGTGCTCTCGGGTGGCGAGAAGGCGCGTCTGGTGATGGCGATCATGCTCTTTGATCCGCCGAACCTGCTGGTCCTCGACGAACCGACCAACCACCTCGACCTCGACACCAAGGAAATGCTGATCAAGGCGTTGGCGGAGTACGAAGGCACCATGCTTTTCGTCTCGCACGACCGCCACTTCCTGGCAGCCCTTTCGAACCGCGTGCTGGAACTGACGCCCGAAGGCATTCACCAGTATGGCGGTGGCTATACGGAATATGTCGCTCGCACCGGCCAGGAAGCGCCGGGCCTCAGAAGCTAG
- a CDS encoding carbohydrate ABC transporter permease, whose protein sequence is MSDIVAFNSVAEEAAPKAQTDRVIAGPRGRKPRRALSGRNIMIYGTLIVVALYYLLPLYVMVMTSLKGMPEIRLGNIFAPPVEITFEPWVKAWASACTGLNCDGLSRGFWNSVRITVPSTIVSIAIASVNGYALANWRFKGAELFFTILIVGAFIPYQVMIYPIVIVLREMGIYGTLTGLIIVHTIFGMPILTLLFRNYFAGLPEELFKAARVDGAGFWTIYFKIMLPMSLPIFVVAMILQVTGIWNDFLFGVVFTRPEYYPMTVQLNNIVNSVQGVKEYNVNMAATILTGAVPLFVYFVSGRLFVRGIAAGAVKG, encoded by the coding sequence GTGTCTGATATCGTTGCTTTCAATTCTGTGGCCGAAGAGGCTGCACCAAAGGCGCAGACGGACCGCGTCATTGCCGGGCCACGTGGGCGAAAACCCCGCCGGGCGCTGTCGGGCCGCAATATCATGATCTACGGCACCCTGATCGTCGTGGCGCTCTATTATCTCTTGCCGCTCTATGTGATGGTGATGACCTCGCTCAAGGGCATGCCGGAAATCCGGCTTGGCAACATCTTTGCGCCACCGGTCGAAATCACCTTCGAACCCTGGGTCAAGGCCTGGGCGAGCGCCTGCACGGGGCTCAACTGCGACGGGCTTTCGCGCGGCTTCTGGAACTCGGTGCGCATCACCGTTCCCTCGACGATCGTCTCGATCGCGATCGCCTCGGTCAACGGCTATGCGCTCGCCAACTGGCGGTTCAAGGGGGCGGAGCTGTTCTTCACCATCCTGATCGTCGGCGCCTTCATTCCATATCAGGTGATGATCTATCCGATCGTCATCGTGCTCCGGGAAATGGGCATCTACGGCACGCTGACGGGCCTCATCATCGTGCACACCATCTTCGGCATGCCGATCCTGACGCTGCTCTTCCGCAACTATTTCGCCGGCCTGCCGGAGGAACTGTTCAAGGCGGCACGCGTCGATGGTGCGGGCTTCTGGACCATCTACTTCAAGATCATGCTGCCGATGTCGCTGCCGATCTTCGTCGTGGCGATGATCCTGCAGGTCACTGGCATCTGGAACGACTTCCTGTTCGGCGTCGTGTTCACCCGGCCGGAATACTACCCGATGACGGTTCAGCTCAACAACATCGTCAACTCGGTCCAGGGCGTGAAGGAATACAACGTCAACATGGCAGCGACGATCCTCACGGGTGCCGTGCCGCTCTTCGTCTACTTCGTCTCCGGACGGCTTTTTGTCCGCGGCATCGCCGCCGGCGCAGTGAAAGGGTAA
- a CDS encoding carbohydrate ABC transporter permease yields MAGHTQSSGRPNQWLRNLNAKIASVPMILTAVVIFLGGTIWTVVYSFTNSKLLPRLSFVGLDQYERLWDAPRWLVSVQNLAIYGIFSLIFSLVIGFVLAALMDQKIRFENTFRTIMLYPFALSFIVTGLVWQWLLNPEFGIQSVVRSLGWETFTFDPLYNADIVIYGILIAALWQGTGLVMCLMLAGLRGIDEDIWKAARVDGIPMWKTYIFVVIPMMRGVFITTLVIIASGIVKVYDLVVAQTSGGPGIASEVPAKYVYDYMFQAQNLGQGFAASTMMLITVAIIIVPWAYLEFGGGRKRV; encoded by the coding sequence ATGGCGGGTCACACACAGAGTTCGGGTCGACCGAACCAGTGGCTGCGGAACCTGAATGCGAAGATTGCCTCCGTCCCGATGATCCTGACGGCCGTGGTGATCTTCCTCGGTGGCACGATCTGGACGGTCGTCTATTCCTTCACCAATTCCAAGCTCTTGCCGCGGCTCTCATTCGTCGGTCTCGATCAGTACGAGCGCCTGTGGGACGCGCCGCGCTGGCTGGTCTCGGTGCAGAATCTGGCGATCTACGGCATCTTTTCGCTGATCTTCAGCCTGGTCATCGGCTTCGTGCTGGCGGCGCTGATGGATCAGAAGATCCGTTTCGAAAACACTTTCCGCACCATCATGCTCTATCCCTTCGCCCTGTCCTTCATCGTGACGGGGCTGGTCTGGCAATGGCTGCTCAATCCGGAATTCGGCATCCAGTCGGTGGTGCGCTCGCTCGGCTGGGAGACCTTCACCTTCGACCCGCTCTATAATGCCGACATCGTCATCTATGGCATTCTGATCGCCGCACTCTGGCAGGGCACCGGGCTCGTCATGTGTCTGATGCTCGCGGGCCTTCGCGGCATCGACGAGGACATCTGGAAGGCGGCGCGCGTCGACGGCATCCCGATGTGGAAGACCTATATCTTCGTCGTCATTCCGATGATGCGCGGCGTCTTCATCACGACGCTGGTGATCATCGCCAGCGGCATCGTCAAGGTCTACGACCTGGTCGTGGCGCAGACAAGCGGCGGCCCCGGCATCGCCTCGGAAGTCCCCGCCAAATACGTCTACGACTACATGTTCCAGGCGCAGAACCTCGGTCAGGGCTTTGCCGCCTCGACCATGATGCTGATCACCGTCGCCATCATCATCGTGCCTTGGGCCTATCTGGAATTCGGGGGAGGGCGCAAGCGTGTCTGA
- a CDS encoding LacI family transcriptional regulator — protein MDSKTKNRPQTPPPDGGRPTLKTIAFMTGLGITTVSRALKDAPDIGAETKERVRLVAKQIGYQPNRAGVRLRTGKTNVISLVLTLEEEIMGITSPMVVGITEILAGTPYHLVVTPYSAVKDALAPIRYILDTGAADGVIISRTEPHDPRVALLTERGLPFVTHGRTEMGIIHPYHDFDNERFAYEAVRKLVARGRRKLVLLEPPPHLTFYSHMRAGFERGLRDFQADAVGFHQTNIDHSLVEIRDAFEVLMRSEDAPDGIVSGSGSGAIALIAGLEMAKKKLGEDCDMVSKSPSDFLRWLRPEVMTMYEDIRVAGRELAKAVIGHIDGQPPETLQSLSQPEFQPPITRGLRA, from the coding sequence ATGGACAGCAAGACGAAAAACAGACCACAGACGCCGCCGCCGGACGGCGGCCGGCCGACACTGAAGACGATCGCCTTCATGACCGGGCTCGGCATCACCACGGTGTCGCGAGCACTGAAGGACGCACCCGATATCGGTGCAGAGACCAAGGAACGCGTGCGTCTCGTTGCCAAGCAGATCGGCTACCAGCCGAACCGCGCCGGCGTGCGCTTGAGAACCGGCAAGACCAACGTCATCAGCCTGGTGCTCACGCTCGAAGAAGAGATCATGGGCATCACCAGCCCGATGGTCGTCGGTATCACCGAGATCCTCGCCGGCACGCCCTATCATCTGGTTGTCACGCCCTATAGTGCCGTCAAGGACGCACTGGCACCGATCCGCTACATCCTGGACACGGGTGCAGCCGATGGCGTCATCATCTCGCGCACCGAGCCGCACGATCCGCGCGTCGCACTTCTGACTGAGCGCGGCCTGCCCTTCGTGACGCATGGCCGCACCGAGATGGGCATCATCCACCCCTATCATGACTTCGACAACGAGCGCTTTGCCTATGAGGCGGTGCGCAAGCTGGTGGCGCGCGGAAGGCGCAAGCTGGTGCTGCTCGAGCCACCGCCGCACCTCACCTTCTATTCGCACATGCGCGCCGGCTTCGAGCGGGGCCTGCGCGATTTCCAGGCCGATGCGGTTGGCTTCCACCAGACCAACATCGACCATTCGCTGGTCGAGATCCGCGACGCCTTCGAGGTGCTGATGCGCTCCGAGGATGCGCCTGACGGCATCGTCTCGGGCAGCGGCTCCGGCGCAATCGCGCTGATCGCTGGCCTCGAAATGGCCAAGAAGAAGCTCGGCGAAGACTGTGACATGGTCTCGAAGTCCCCGAGCGACTTCCTGCGCTGGCTCCGCCCTGAAGTGATGACCATGTACGAGGACATCCGCGTTGCCGGTCGCGAATTGGCAAAGGCCGTGATCGGCCATATCGACGGCCAGCCGCCGGAAACGCTGCAGAGCCTCAGCCAGCCGGAGTTCCAGCCGCCGATCACACGCGGCCTGCGGGCCTGA
- the gndA gene encoding NADP-dependent phosphogluconate dehydrogenase — protein MSQAEIGLIGLGVMGSNLALNIAEKGNKIAVFNRTVEATHKFYAEAGELKGQIVPCDTIEEFVAAIRPPRPIIIMIKAGEPVDQQMEILKPYLSKGDIMIDAGNANFRDTMRRFEALKDSGLTFIGMGVSGGEEGARHGPSIMVGGKEESWKRVETVLTSIAAKYDNVPCVAWLGENGAGHFVKTIHNGIEYADMQMIAEIYGILRDGLKMSATEIGEVFGTWNKGRLNSYLIEITEKVLKAADPLTGKPIVDLILDKAGQKGTGKWSVIEAQNMGVPATGIEAAVAARSISSMKDEREAAEKILGLPAVGEFKVADKAAFIKDLESALLAAKIGAYAQGFAVMSAASKEFNWNLPMPTIAKIWRAGCIIRSQFLDEITTAFTKAPDAANLIVTPAFAAMVKETDGALRRVVSAAVLGGLPVPALASALGYFDSYRRGRGTANVIQAQRDFFGAHGFDRVDGADSHHGPWGSGLNG, from the coding sequence GTGTCACAGGCGGAAATCGGCCTAATCGGTCTCGGCGTCATGGGCTCGAACCTGGCGCTCAACATCGCTGAAAAAGGCAACAAGATCGCGGTATTCAACCGCACCGTCGAAGCGACGCACAAATTCTACGCGGAAGCGGGCGAACTGAAGGGCCAGATCGTGCCCTGTGATACGATCGAAGAGTTCGTCGCTGCCATCCGCCCGCCGCGCCCGATCATCATCATGATCAAGGCCGGCGAGCCGGTCGATCAGCAGATGGAAATCCTCAAGCCCTACCTTTCCAAGGGCGACATCATGATCGATGCCGGCAACGCCAACTTCCGCGACACGATGCGCCGTTTCGAGGCGCTGAAGGACTCGGGCCTTACCTTCATCGGCATGGGTGTTTCCGGTGGTGAGGAAGGTGCGCGCCACGGTCCGTCGATCATGGTCGGCGGCAAGGAAGAGTCCTGGAAGCGCGTCGAGACCGTGCTGACCTCGATCGCCGCCAAGTACGACAACGTGCCGTGCGTCGCCTGGCTCGGCGAAAACGGCGCCGGCCACTTCGTCAAGACCATCCACAACGGCATCGAATATGCCGACATGCAGATGATCGCCGAGATCTACGGCATCCTGCGCGATGGCTTGAAGATGTCGGCGACTGAAATCGGCGAAGTCTTCGGCACCTGGAACAAGGGTCGCCTGAACTCCTACCTGATCGAGATCACCGAAAAGGTGCTGAAGGCTGCCGATCCCCTGACCGGCAAGCCGATCGTCGACCTGATCCTCGACAAGGCCGGCCAGAAGGGCACCGGCAAGTGGTCGGTGATCGAGGCGCAGAACATGGGCGTGCCGGCGACCGGCATCGAGGCGGCGGTTGCGGCGCGCAGCATCTCCTCGATGAAGGACGAGCGCGAAGCGGCTGAAAAGATCCTCGGCCTGCCAGCGGTCGGCGAGTTCAAGGTTGCCGACAAGGCAGCCTTCATAAAGGATCTCGAAAGCGCGCTGCTTGCCGCCAAGATCGGCGCCTATGCGCAGGGCTTCGCCGTCATGTCGGCGGCATCGAAAGAGTTCAACTGGAACCTGCCGATGCCGACCATTGCCAAGATCTGGCGCGCCGGCTGCATCATCCGCTCGCAGTTCCTCGACGAGATCACCACTGCCTTCACCAAGGCGCCTGACGCCGCCAACCTGATCGTCACCCCGGCCTTTGCCGCGATGGTCAAGGAAACCGACGGGGCGCTGCGCCGTGTCGTCTCGGCTGCCGTTCTCGGCGGCCTGCCGGTGCCGGCGCTCGCCTCGGCGCTCGGCTATTTCGACAGCTACCGCCGCGGCCGTGGCACGGCCAACGTCATCCAGGCGCAGCGCGACTTCTTCGGCGCCCACGGCTTCGACCGCGTCGATGGCGCCGACAGCCACCATGGCCCGTGGGGCAGTGGCCTCAACGGCTAA
- a CDS encoding ABC transporter substrate-binding protein, translated as MKLRSFAAMLATAVALPLGAASAADLEVTHWWTSGGEAAAVAELAKAFDATGNHWVDGAIAGSGGTARPIMISRITGGDPMGATQFNHGRQAEELVQAGLMRDLTDVATREKWKEIVKPASLLDSCTIDGKIYCAPVNIHSWQWLWLSNAAFKTAGVEVPKNWDEFVAAAPALEKAGIVPLAVGGQPWQAAGAFDVLMVAIAGKDTFQKVFGDKDEEVAAGPEIAKVFKAADDARRMSKGTNVQDWNQATNMVITGKAGGQIMGDWAQGEFALAGQKAGTDYTCLPGLGVNEIISTGGDAFYFPLLKDEEKSKAQEALASTLLDPKTQVAFNLKKGSLPVRGDVDLAAANDCMKKGLDILAKGNVIQGTDQLLSADSQKQKEDLFSEFFANPSITPEDAQKRFADIIANAE; from the coding sequence ATGAAACTACGTTCTTTCGCCGCCATGCTCGCGACTGCCGTGGCCCTGCCGCTTGGTGCGGCCAGCGCTGCTGATCTTGAAGTGACCCATTGGTGGACGTCAGGCGGCGAGGCGGCTGCGGTCGCGGAACTCGCCAAGGCCTTCGACGCAACGGGCAATCACTGGGTTGACGGCGCGATCGCCGGATCCGGTGGCACGGCCCGTCCGATCATGATCAGCCGCATCACCGGCGGCGACCCGATGGGCGCCACCCAGTTCAACCATGGCCGTCAGGCGGAGGAACTGGTTCAGGCCGGGCTGATGCGCGACCTGACCGATGTTGCGACCCGCGAGAAGTGGAAGGAGATCGTCAAGCCGGCAAGCTTGCTCGATTCCTGCACCATCGACGGCAAGATCTATTGCGCACCGGTCAACATCCACTCCTGGCAGTGGCTGTGGCTTTCGAACGCTGCCTTCAAGACGGCTGGCGTCGAAGTGCCGAAGAACTGGGATGAATTCGTTGCGGCTGCGCCGGCGCTCGAAAAGGCAGGCATCGTGCCGCTCGCCGTCGGTGGCCAGCCATGGCAGGCAGCCGGCGCGTTCGACGTCTTGATGGTGGCGATCGCCGGCAAGGACACCTTCCAGAAGGTATTCGGCGACAAGGACGAGGAAGTGGCGGCCGGCCCTGAGATCGCCAAGGTCTTCAAGGCTGCAGACGACGCCCGCCGCATGTCCAAGGGCACCAACGTTCAGGACTGGAACCAGGCGACCAACATGGTCATCACCGGCAAGGCCGGCGGCCAGATCATGGGTGACTGGGCGCAGGGCGAATTCGCGCTCGCCGGCCAGAAGGCCGGAACGGACTATACCTGCTTGCCCGGTCTCGGCGTCAACGAGATCATTTCCACCGGTGGCGACGCCTTCTACTTCCCGCTCCTGAAGGACGAGGAAAAGTCGAAGGCGCAGGAAGCACTGGCTTCGACGCTGCTCGACCCGAAGACCCAGGTCGCCTTCAACCTCAAGAAGGGCTCGCTGCCGGTACGCGGCGACGTCGATCTGGCTGCCGCCAACGACTGCATGAAGAAGGGTCTGGACATCCTTGCCAAGGGCAACGTGATCCAGGGCACCGACCAGCTGCTTTCGGCCGACAGCCAGAAGCAGAAGGAAGACCTGTTCTCCGAATTCTTCGCCAATCCGTCGATCACGCCGGAAGACGCGCAGAAGCGCTTCGCCGACATCATCGCGAACGCGGAGTAA
- a CDS encoding FixH family protein, with product MTMRQAKAPRPFTGWHMLGVMVLFFGTIITVNLIMAWNASHSWSGLVVQNTYVASQQFNGKVKEAKAFAASGLEGKLSVENEALRYTLTRQGKPELTADKVVAVLKRPVEEHEDVTVEMAHQGEGVFIAAATLKRGQWIADITATKGETVVYRQAVRFMVPGAAQ from the coding sequence ATGACGATGAGACAGGCAAAAGCACCGAGGCCCTTCACCGGCTGGCATATGCTCGGCGTCATGGTGCTGTTCTTCGGCACCATCATCACCGTCAACCTGATCATGGCCTGGAACGCCAGCCATAGCTGGAGCGGGCTCGTGGTGCAGAACACCTATGTCGCCAGCCAGCAGTTCAATGGCAAGGTGAAGGAGGCAAAGGCCTTTGCCGCCAGCGGGCTCGAAGGCAAGCTCAGTGTCGAGAACGAGGCGCTGCGCTACACGCTGACGCGACAGGGCAAGCCGGAACTGACCGCCGACAAGGTGGTCGCGGTTCTGAAGCGTCCGGTCGAGGAGCATGAGGACGTCACGGTCGAGATGGCGCATCAGGGCGAGGGCGTCTTCATTGCCGCGGCGACGCTGAAGCGCGGCCAGTGGATTGCCGATATCACCGCGACCAAGGGCGAAACGGTCGTCTACCGCCAGGCGGTCCGCTTCATGGTGCCGGGAGCAGCGCAATGA
- the ccoS gene encoding cbb3-type cytochrome oxidase assembly protein CcoS, which produces MNTLIYLIPIALFLGGIGLVAFLWALKSGQYEDLEGAAWRVLDDGDGKPEKK; this is translated from the coding sequence ATGAACACGCTGATCTATCTCATTCCGATCGCATTGTTTCTCGGTGGGATCGGTCTCGTCGCCTTCCTCTGGGCGCTGAAGAGCGGCCAGTACGAGGACCTCGAAGGGGCTGCGTGGCGCGTGCTCGACGATGGCGACGGCAAGCCTGAAAAGAAGTGA